CAGCTTGAAAAGGCCCTCTAAAACCTTGGGTAGAGGGAAATATTCTTTCAGAATTTCCTCGTCATAACTGCAAAATAAAATCGTTAACATAGATTTAATTTATTCGTATTTAAACATAATTTTGTAAGCACTCACTTGTACAAAGTCCTTTTTTGCTTTCTTGCCCAGTAAGGAACATCCCACTGCTTTAAAAGGCCCTCAAAACCTCGCTCTCGTGCGAAATCTGTCAGTTCGTCGATCTCTCTTATTTGATGAGGAAACGCTGcaaaacataataataataaataataatcatgaaaaaattacgatctATATTAATTATGATTTATCAAACGTACCGGCATTGCGAAGAGTATCGAGAAACTTGTAAACATTATCTAAGCTTCCAGCCATTTTAGTGGACATACTCATTTCTGCAAAGTGtttaaaacctaaatacctaGCGATTTCGCATCTGTCGCTCGTTATTCCATTGACAAGCGAAGCTGTTTGTACCTCCTGCTCTCCATGATTGGAACACTTCAAAACGTTTGATAGCCAAATGTTAAACCTTTCTAATCCATCAGGACAGTATTCTGTAATGAcgaaaattgcataattatcgAAAGATaaacaagttttaaaaaaatttcaacaaaactGACCCATGAAAGTTTGTACAATATGGGGCTTTAGGGTAATGATCCATGGACCCACTTCATATTGTGCTGGATCAACAGCaacagttttcaaaaattcctcaGGGAAACCTTTCATTTTCTGAGGATCTGTGATTTTGTGCTTGAATAAATTTGTGACAACCTCAAGTTTTTGTCTAAACTCTTCACTTTTCATGCTAATTTGTCTTATGAGCACTCGAAAGTGATGTCTATTGGTTTCATCAAGATTCAGGCCATTCAACCTGCCCTCAAGCAGATACTTTTGTAAAATACGCTTCTGTTCGTCTGTCAGCTTTTGTGTGTCTTCATTTGCCTTTTTGCATACCTCATTAAGTGGCTGACTATCATACTTCTGGGATATAGCTGTCCATGCTCTTTTGTGTATACTGAGGTAAGATTTTGTTGGCATCAAAGATTGATTCCCAAAatataaaacttttgaaatacCCCATGTTGTTTGCAAAGGGATTTCTAATTTCTCAATAGGTTCAAAAACATCTTTGAAAATGTTCAAGTTTTTTGACTCTGAAATTTATTAAACAACTTTATTCaatcttgaattattcataaattaggcaattttttcaaatttaattactatACCTTCAATATCTTTTTCTAATGCCTTAATTCCTTGTTCAAATTCAATGGTTTGTTTACCAATAGCTGCAATGCACCTTTCTATCGATAAGCGATTGAATTCAGGAAGCGTAGTTTCTTCTTTGAGTAGCGGATTTTTTTCTGGCAAATCTTCACCAATTTCTGGGAGGCTTTagacataaattaatatataaattttctaatttcAAGATAGCTCATAATCACATTtattaatagacaattttctaatatgaaacaaaaaatattatataaatacttaagAAACATTGTATCATGAAATGAAGACTGATTGTTCAATGACatgtaatttcaaaggtgtgaTTCTATAGTCTAGATGCAAGATTATcgtttaataattattaacacTTAAAGCtataaatatttcatgcaAACCAATGATTT
The sequence above is drawn from the Nasonia vitripennis strain AsymCx chromosome 4, Nvit_psr_1.1, whole genome shotgun sequence genome and encodes:
- the LOC100118184 gene encoding probable cytosolic oligopeptidase A; protein product: MTALICGRRIFSMRNSLFKAPRRKESGYYVLLPEIGEDLPEKNPLLKEETTLPEFNRLSIERCIAAIGKQTIEFEQGIKALEKDIEESKNLNIFKDVFEPIEKLEIPLQTTWGISKVLYFGNQSLMPTKSYLSIHKRAWTAISQKYDSQPLNEVCKKANEDTQKLTDEQKRILQKYLLEGRLNGLNLDETNRHHFRVLIRQISMKSEEFRQKLEVVTNLFKHKITDPQKMKGFPEEFLKTVAVDPAQYEVGPWIITLKPHIVQTFMEYCPDGLERFNIWLSNVLKCSNHGEQEVQTASLVNGITSDRCEIARYLGFKHFAEMSMSTKMAGSLDNVYKFLDTLRNAAFPHQIREIDELTDFARERGFEGLLKQWDVPYWARKQKRTLYNYDEEILKEYFPLPKVLEGLFKLIKNLFNVEIIEREKVDVWHKDVRFFDVYDLEVSDSESVGSFYFDPYARGDQKLLANRHFGWVLIMRNKSVINGTKPLTSLIYNFQPPLKDGTPSLLTFRGVQSLFENFGHVLQQVLTRVNSAEIAGLSNIEWDAASTSKHLMAHWVYEPEVLKSISSHCETGETLDDETIENLRRSRTHMSGFNICKELYLCKFDLDLHSIRKPWEAIMKKNWREHFVFPEDKKDSHVCSWDAIFVDNLGAAYYSDLWSKMLAADVYSAFQESHGDADHQRKIGGRFKDTFLSLGGSVPASEVFRRFRGRDPSLKALIKHLKIN